The following DNA comes from Streptomyces globosus.
GGCTGCGGTTCGCCTACCGGGACCGGGACGGCGCGCACACGAAGCGGCTGGTGGAGCCGTACCGGCTGGTGAGCACGGGCAGCCGCTGGTATCTGGTGGCGTACGACCTGGAGCGGGACGACTGGCGGACCTTCCGGGTGGACCGGGTCGCCGACCCGTTCCCGACGGGGGCCCGCTTCACGCCGCGCGAGCTGCCGATGGACGCCGTGGACTTCGTACGGCGGGGGCTGCGGGGGCGGGAGACGTACGAGGTGGAGGTCTCCTTCGGGGTGCCGGCGCAGGAGCTGCCGCAGTGGCTTCAGACGCACGCCGAGGTCTCCCCTGAGCCCGGGGACGCCGGGCGCTGCCGGGCGCGGTTCGAGAGCGGGGACGCCGCGGAGTGGGTCGCGGCGCGGCTGGCCCTGACGGGACTGCCCTTCACGGTGCACGGGCCGGCCTCCCTCGCGGCGGCCGCCCGCGGCCTCGCCGACCGGCTGGCGGCGGGGGCGGGGACGGGTCAGGAGCGGCGCGGGACCACCAGGCCGGACGCGTAGGCGAAGACGACGAGCAGCCGGGGTACGGCCCGGACAGCCCCGATCCCGGCTGCACGTCGGCCGGCCGGCCCTGGCCCGCGCGGCTTCCCGGTCGGGCGCAGGGTGCGGCGCCGCCCCCGGCGGGCCGGGGGCGGGGGTGCGGCGCGGCGGGGGCGTCAGGCCACGGCGTCGAAGCCGGTGTCGTGGGCCATGCGCTTCAGCTCCAGGAGGGCGTGCTTCTCGATCTGGCGGATTCGCTCGCGGGTCAGGCCGTGCTGCTTGCCGACCTCCGTCAGGGTCCGCTCGCGGCCGTCGTCTATGCCGTACCGCATCTTGATGATCGACGCCGTGCGCTGGTCGAGCTTGCCCAGCAGGTCCTCCAGCTCCTCGCTGCGCAGCAGGGAGAGGACGGACTGCTCGGGGGAGATGGCGGAGGTGTCCTCCAGGAGGTCGCCGAACTGGGTCTCGCCCTCGTCGTCCACGGACATGTTCAGGCTGACCGGGTCCCGGGCCCAGTCCAGGACGTCGCCGACGCGCTTCTCGGTCGTGTCCAGCTCGGCGGCGATCTCCGCGTGCTCCGGGTCGCGGCCGTTCTCCCGGTTGAACTCCCGCTGGACACGGCGGATCCGGCCGAGCTCCTCGACGAGGTGGACGGGCAGGCGGATGGTGCGGGACTGGTCGGCGATGGAGCGGGTGATGGCCTGGCGGATCCACCACGTCGCGTACGTGGAGAACTTGAAGCCCTTGGTGTAGTCGAACTTCTCCACGGCGCGCACCAGGCCGGCGTTGCCCTCCTGGATCAGGTCGAGGAGGGGCAGGCCGCTGCGCGGGTAGCGGCGGGCGACGGCGACGACGAGGCGCAGGTTGGAGCGGATGAAGACCTCCTTGGCGCGCTCGCCCTCGGCGACGAGGGCCTCCAGCTCCTCGCGGGAGGGGCCGGCGCCCTTGCGCTCCACGCCGCCTTCGAGGATCTCCCGCGCGTACACGCCGGCCTCGATGATCTGCGAGAGCTCCACTTCCTTGGCCGCGTCGAGCAGCGGGGTGCGCGCGATCTCGTCCAGGTACATGCCGACCAGGTCGCGGTCGGCGATCTCCCCGCCCGCTGCGCGGGCACTGCCCGTGGACTCGTTGCGGGCGACGGCGCGGGTTGCCATGCGTGCTCCCTTGCAAAGTGTTAGGTCGCGGTGCGGCTGCTGGAACGCGGCTGCGCGTCCCCGGACACTCTCCCGAGTGCCCGCTTCCGATGGAAACAACGACTGGAATCGGGACAGAATTCCCACGCCGGTCGATGTTTTTCGCGATCTTGCAGTATCCTGCCCCGCCGCCCTGCCCAGAGCAGGCTCGGCGGCGTTTCCGGATCGCGAAGAGATGCAGGTCAGAGCGGGGGCGGGGACCGTCGGGGCGGCGCTGCACCGGGTCGTTGCCCCCGCTCCTGGAGACGCCGTCCGGGCCCGTCCGGTTGCCCCGCGCCCGCCGAACACCCGGGGCGGCAGCCGACCGGGCTCAGCCGAACTGGACGGAGCGCTTCGACAGGCCCATCCAGAAGCCGTCCACCGTGTCCGAGCGGCGGCCGAGGTCGCCGGCGGCGTCCGCGGCACCGAGGGTGACGAAGAGGGGCGCGAAGTGCTCCGTGCGCGGGTGGGCCAGGCGGCCGGCCGGAGCCTTGGCCTCGAAGTCGAGCAGGGCGTCGACGTCGCCTGCGTCGAGGGCCTCCCGGCCCCATGCGTCGAACTCCGCCGACCAGGCGGGGACGCCGGGCCCGGTGTGCCGGAGCGCGGCCAGGTTGTGGGTGAAGAAGCCGCTGCCGACGATCAGGACGCCCTCGTCGCGCAGCGGGGCGAGCCGGCGGCCGATCTCCATCAGCCGCCCGGGGTCCAGGGTCGGCATGGAGGCCTGGAGGACCGGTATGTCGGCGTCGGGGTACATCTCGACGAGGGGGACGTACGCGCCGTGGTCGAGGCCGCGGTCCGGGGCGTCCTGGACCGGCATGCCGGGGGCGTGCAGCAGCGCCCGTACGGACGCGGCGAGATCCGGGGCGCCGGGGGCCCCGTAGCGGACCCGGTAGTAGTGCTCGGGGAAGCCCCAGAAGTCGTACACGAGCGGGACGGTCTCGGTGGCGCCGAGCGCCAGCGGGGCCTCCTCCCAGTGGGCGGAGACCACGAGGACGGCGCGCGGGCGCGGCAGGGCGGCAGACCAGGCGGCCAGCTCGGCCGGCCAGAGCGGGTCGTCGGCCAGGGGCGGGGCGCCGTGGCTGAGGTACAGGGCCGGCATGCGGGCGGGGGCCGGGTCCTGGGCCGGGGCGGCGGCGGGGTGCGGGGTGGCGGTCACGGCGGTGCTCCTCGTTCGCGGGCGCGGGGCCGGGGACAAGGACAAGGCTGGACAGGACGAACCCCGCGTCGTTCAAATTTGAACAACGCGGGGCCGTCGGTCATTCCCGGGGCACCCAGGCGCCCGTCAGTGGGCGATCACCGGAACCTTGACCTCCGCGTCGGCGCCGCGGCCGGAACCGGAGGCGACCGGGCCGCCGGCGCCGGGACGACCGGTGTTGATCAGCGCCAGTGCCACGGCCGCGCTCGCGGCGAGGATGCCCACCGCCCACCAGATGGCGGCCGCGTAGCCCTCCACCATGGCCTGCGCCTGGACCAGCCCGGCCGCGGCCCCGCCCGCGGCGGCCTCGCCCGCATGGTCCACGAGGTACGCGGTCGTCGCCGACGCGGCGATGGTGTTCAGCAGGGCGGTGCCGATCGCGCCGCCCACCTGCTGCGAGGTGTTGACCATGGCGGAGGCGACACCCGCGTCGGCCGCGGCCACACCGTGCGTGGACAGCGACATCGCCGGCATGAACGCGGTGCCCATGCCCAGGCCCAGCAGCAGCTGCGCCGGCAGGATCAGCCCGGTGTACGAGGAGTCGACCTCCAGCTGTGTCAGCAGCAGCATGCCGGTCGCGGCGACGAGGAAGCCGGGGCCCATCAGCAGCCGCGGCGGGACGCGGTTCATCAGGCGGGCGCCGATCTGCGTGGAGCCCGTGATCATGCCGGCGATCATCGGCAGGAACGCGAAGCCGGTCTTCACCGGCGAGTACCCCTTCACGACCTGCAGGTAGTAGGTGAGGAAGAGGAACAGCCCGAACATCGCGATGACGGCCAGGCCCAGCGAGAGGTAGACGCCGCCGCGGTTGCGCTCCAGCAGGACGCGCAGCGGCAGCAGCGGGGACTTCACCCGCGCCTCGACCAGGACGAACGCGCCGAGCAGCACCACCGACGCCACGAACATGCGGATCGTCCACGCGTCCGACCAGCCGGCCGACTCGGCGCGCGTGAACCCGTACACGAGCACGACCAGGCCGAGCGTGGACACCAGGACACCCGGCAGGTCCAGCGGGGCCCGGTTGCGGCCGCCGGCGGGCTCCCGCACGACGAGCCAGGCGCCCACGGCCGCGACGACGGCGAACGGGATGTTCACGAAGAACGTCCAGCGCCAGTCCAGGTACTCGGTGAGGAACCCGCCGAGGATCAGGCCGACCGCGCCGCCGCCGCCCGCGATCGCGCCGTAGATGCCGAACGCCTTGGCCCGCTCGGCGCCGTCGGTGAACATCACGGCGAGCAGCGAGAGCGCGGCCGGGGCGAGCAGCGCGCCGAAGGCGCCCTGGAGGGCGCGGGCGCCGAGCATCATCGCCTCGCCGGTGGCGGCGCCGCCGAGCGCGGAGGCCAGGGCGAAGCCGATCAGTCCGACGACGAAGGCGTTGCGGCGGCCCCACTTGTCGGCGATGCGGCCGCCGAAGAGCAGCAGTCCGCCGAAGGCGAGCGCGTAGGCGGTGATGACCCACTGGCGGTTGCCGTCGGAGATGCCGAGGTCGGCCTGGGCGGAGGGCAGCGCGATGTTCACGATCGTCGCGTCGAGGACGACCATCAGCTGCGCCAGCGCGATGAAGACGAGCGCCTTCCAGCGGTTGGGATCGGGGGCCGCCGCCCCGAGCGGATCGGCGGTGTCGGCTGTTTTCGGCATGGGGGTACCCACTTCGGTGTACGGAATGGCGGAAATGATGAAACAAGCGGCTTTTGTGACGCTAGCGGGCCGGAGCCTGCGGCGTCACTCGGTTTTCTGCCTGAGGTCCTCGAACGTCGCGGGGGCGCCAGGGAGTTCGGAGGCCCCCGGGGCGCGCAGCCCGTCGAGGAAGATCTGGAGGTGGCGGTGGACGAAGGCGTCCACGCTGACGCAGGAGGCGTCCGGCAGGGGGCGGCTGAGCTGGGACAGCGCGACCATCAGGTCGCCGGGACCGACGTCGCCGCGGACGAGACCCGCACGCCGCCCGGCGTCCATCAGGGACGCGACGGCCTCGGTCAACATGCCGTTGGCGGCGAGGAGTTCGGGGTGCTCGCGGTCGAAGCCACTGCCGAGCATGGCGCACAGGGCGCCGATCCGCTCGTCGGCGGCGGTGTGCGTGAAGCGGCACAGCGCGGCGAACGCGTCGGGCTCCTCGGCGAGCGCGTTGCGCACCTCGGCCGTGACCCGGCCCATCACGAACAGCACGACGTGGTGGACGAGTTCGGCCCGGTCGGGGAAGTGCCGGTAGAGGGTGGCGTTGCCGACGCCCGCCCGGCGGGCGACCTCGTCGAACGGGGCCCCCGAGCCCAGCTCCACGAACACCTCCCGCGCCGCGGTGAGGATCCGCTCCCGGTTGCGCACGGCATCCGCGCGCGGACGGGGAGCGCGCGCGGGCGCGTCGGCGGAGACGGCGGTGCGCTGCATCAGGGGCCTTCCTCGAACGGCTCCGCCCGCCCGCGGGGGGCGGCGTACGAACACCTGGGCACCGGCACCCGCGAACCGGGAGAACCGAAACGGGGACCGGATCCCCGTTTGGGGGACACGAGTGCAAACGGGGATCCGCTCCCCGGTTATTTCACCCTCCCGTGTGAGCCGCACCACACGGCTGTTCCCGTTCGGCCGCACCCGGCGCGCGGGCCCGGCGCGCCCGGCGGAGGGTGAGCGCACGGAGTGCAGCACGGGCCCGGCCGGCTGCCGCGGAGCGGAAGGCGATCCCCATGGCGCAGACCCGCCACCGGATACGCAGACCCCACCGCGCCGGCGCCTACATCGGCCTGACCGCCCTCGCCCTCGGCATCACCGCGACCGCCAGCAGCGGGATCTCCGGCCGCCACCACTCGGCGTCCGGGCCGACGGCGGCGACCGCGGAGTCGGCTCTGGCCCCGTGCCGGATCAGCGGCGCGCCGGGCGTCCAGATGTCGGAGGGGCTGCCGACGCCGCCCGGGTACTCCCGCTCGACCGGCGAGGTCCGCGCCCTCAACCTGATGATCGACTTCCCGGACGCCAAGGGCGAGGGCACGGCGCTGGACCGGATGGCGGAGTTCTTCCCGCAGACCTCCGACTGGTTCCGCACCAGCTCCTACGGCCGGCTCACCTACCGCCCCGAGGCGCCGGTGAAGAGCTGGCTGAGGATGCCGATGCCGTTCGCCGCGTACGGGATCGGGCGCGGGTCCCCGTACGAGCCCGGGTACCGGCAGCTCGTCGAGCACATCGTGAGCGCGGCCGACCCGGAGGTGGACTTCAGCCGGTACGACCTGGTGAACATCCTGGTCACGCCGAACGCGGGCCCGTCGGCGCTCGACACGGTGCTGTCGGTGACGTTCTCCGGCAACGGGGACGCGCCGGTCGCGGACGGCGTGCCGCTGGCGAACACGTCGTTCGTCTACAGCCGGCAGGACGACGGCTCCGGCACCTACCGGGAGACCGGCTACCGGGTCCTGCCGCACGAGAACGGGCACGTCTTCGGCCTGCCCGACCTGTACACGGCCGACGGCGGCGGCGCGGTCGGGCACTGGGACATCATGAGCGAGGACTGGGGCTCCAACAACGACCTGCTGGGCTGGCACAAGTGGAAGCTCGGCTGGCTGGACGGCTCGCAGATCAGCTGCGCGTCGAAGCCCGGCACGAGCGACCACGTGCTGACGCCGCTGGCGGTCGGGGGAGGCGTGAAGCTGGCCTTCGTCCCGCTGTCGGCGACCACGGGGTACGCGGTGGAGGTCCGCACGCAGGCGGGCAACGACGAGACGGTGTGCAAGCCGGGCGTACTGGTCTACAAGGTCGACTCGGAGGTGGACACGGGGCGGGGCCCGGTCACGGTGGTCGACAGCGCGGTCGGCAGCGGCGGCTGCACACGCCGGCCGAACGTCCACGGGGAGCTGTCGGACGCCCCGTACCGGCCGGGCGAGACGTTCACGGACGAGGAGGAGGGCATCAGCATCTCGGTGGTCGGCGAACTGCGCGACGGCAGCTTCCAGGTCCGCATCGCGCGGCCGTGACCCCGGGCGGGGGCTGCCGCCGGGACCCGGTAGTCTGATCTTGACTGTTTGAACAAGTTCAAGAACTACTGGGGGGCCGGTGCACCGTCACCGCATCATGATCTCCGCCGCGGCCGCCGCGGCAGCCGTGGGCCTCGTACCGGCCACGGTGCAGGCGGCGGAGCCGACGCCGCCGGCTGCGGCCACGGGGAAGGCCGGGGCCGCAGAGAAGGCCGGGGCCGCAGGTAAGGCCGACGCGGCACGGGCCGAGCTGCGCAAGTCGCCGTTCTTCAGCCCGGCCGAGCGCTCCGTCGCCGCCAAGGGGCAGTCCGGCGGCAAGGCGTCGGCGCAGGGGGGCGCGAACGCGGCGGCGGGCGACCCGTACCTGTCCGTCGAGATGGGCGCGAGCCACACCACGGCGCGGGGGATCATGCTCACCGCGTACGTAATGATCATCAGCGACCTGCCGACCGGGGCCCTCGTGAACGTCGACTGGGGCGACGGCAACAAGGAGACGGAGGTCGTCCTCTCCGACGCCGCCTACCCCTTCCTCCACCTGAACCACACGTACGCGGAAGTCGGCGCCCACAAGGTCACCCTCACCGCGGAGGACATCCGCAGCGGCCTGAAGACGACGAACACCCTCGACGTCGTCGTGGCCGGCTCCGAGTTCACCCCGCACGCCCCGACCCGGCTGCTGGACACCCGCGACGGCACCGGCGCGGCGGGCGCCCGGCCCGTCCCCGCGTACGGGACGACCCGCGTGAAGGTCGCCGGCACCCGCGGCATCCCGGCCGGCGTGTCCGCCGTGGCGCTCAACCTCACGGCCACCAACACCAGGGCCGCCGGGCACGTCAGCGCGTACGCCGCGGGCACCGACCGCCCGGCCACGTCGAACCTCAACTTCGCGGCGGGGCAGACCGTCCCGAACCTGGCGGTCGTCCCGGTGAGCGAGGACGGCCACATCGAACTGTCCAACCACAGCGACGGCACCACGGACCTGCTCGCGGACGTCACCGGCTACTTCACCCGCTCCGCGGCAGCCGGCTACACCTCGCTCGCCCCGACGCGCCTCGTCGACACCCGCGAGGGGCTGGGCGCGGCACGGGGCCCGGCCGCCGGCCAGTCGACGTTCGCCGTGCAGATCGCGGGCGCGGGCGGCGTCCCGCCGAAGGGCGTCACGGCGGTGGCCCTGAACGTCACGGTGACCGACCCGCGGGAGGCGGGCCACCTGACGCTCTTCCCGAGCGGGCAGCAGGCGCCGGCCACGTCGAACCTCAACTTCACGGCCGGGCAGACCGTCGCCAACTCGGTGATCGTCCCGGTCGGCCCCGACGGCCGGATCGAGATCCGCAACGGCTCCTGGGGCGGGGCCGACGTGATCGTGGACGTCGTCGGCCACTACAGCGCCGACGGCAAGGCCGCCTACCTGCCGGTCACGCCGACCCGCCTGCACGACTCCCGCGAGTGGTGGCAGGTCAAGTCCTTCGACTTCCTGCACCAGCGGATCCCGGCGGGCAAGTCGGCACCGGAGGCGGCCGTGGTGAACGCGACGGTGACCAACACCACCGGCAGCGGCCACCTTTCGATCGCCCCGGACCCGAACACCCGGCTGCAGTACGACCAGGGCACGGCGACCACCCCGCAGCCCCCGCAGTCCTCGAACCTGAACTGGACGAAGGGCGCGACGGTCTCGAACCTCGCCCAGACGGGCACGGGCCCCGACGGCATCGTCGACTTCTGGAACCGCAGCTGGGAGCCGGTCGACCTGGTCGTCGACCTCTTCGGCATCTACGACAGGCGCTGACCCCCGGGGTCCGCGAACGCGCCGGCCAGGAGATATCCGGCACGTTCGCGGGCCCCGACCAAGATCTCCCGGTACGCACCGCACCCCACCCGCTACACTTGCGCCGGTGGCCAGGTCCTCACGGACCGCGTCCACGAGCACGCCTTCGTAGCTCAGGGGATAGAGCACCGCTCTCCTAAAGCGGGTGTCGCAGGTTCGAATCCTGCCGGGGGCACAACGCGTTACCGCTCTGACCTGGGATTACTCCCCCAGGGAGGGCTCCTGCTCGGCCTCGGACTCCTCGTCCGGGGCCGTTTGCGTGAGCGGAGGACGGCATCCCACGCGTATCCGGCATCTCAGGAGGACCACGCCGCGAGGAGTTCCGCCGGGCCGTACGCAGCGTCGAGCCCCGCGCAGTCGGTCCCGCTGCGCGAGACAGCGATGACAGGCACGGGAGCATCCGTGAGCGCGGCACGGTGTCGGTGCAGCGCCGCGAGATCGTGCCGGTCGAACGGGGAGTTCTCCAGCCACTTCACCGAGCCGACGAACAACAGCTCCTTGGCGATAGGCGCGCGGTCCGCTCCCACGATGTCGATCTCCACATCGTTGGTGCGGGTCCAGTAACCGCCGATGGCGGGGGCAGCCGGGAGGTTCGCATCGGGAAGCAGCCGTGCCAGCGCGTCGCGCACCAGAGGTTCAATGGCCCTGCCACGCCAGCTGGTCCAGTTTTCACGGATGCGCTGCAGCGTCAGGTCACCCCGGCCCCGCTCGATCTCCTCCATCGCCGGACCCAGGAGCTTCAGCCAGAAGCGGAGGTAGGGATCCGCGACCCGGTAGCGGCGATCCTTCGAAGGCCGCGTGGACACGGGAAGCTCTGCCGCGATCACCCGCTTGTCCGCGAGAATCCCCAGCGACCGCTGTAGCGGGGTCGCCCCGATCCCGCCGGCGGCGCGGGCAATGTTGGAGAACGTCCGCTCACCGCTGCCGATCGCCGAGAGGACGGTGCGTGCCTGGACCTGCTGGGGGAACTCCGCTGCAAGTGAGCGCTCCGCCGACACCAGCAAGGCCGAGACCGGATCACTGAGCGCCGCCTGCAGGAACTCCCACATCCCGGCGCCGTGCGTCCACTCCGCACAGATCAGAGGCAGTCCACCGGTGATCAAGGCCGCATCGAAGGCCGAGGCAGGATCGAGGCCGAGCATCTCGCCCACCTCCGCCGGGTTGAGCGGACCCAGAACCATCTCCCGTCCACGCTGATGGAACGGGCGTCCATAGCTGTTCAGCGCCTCCATCATCGACAGGTCGGAACCGATGAGAACCAGCAGAACCGGCTTCTTCTCCAGCACTCGGTCCCAGGCCCGCTGGAGCATGCCTTCGAAGGCGCCTTCCGCATCCATCAGATAGGGCACCTCGTCCATGACCACCACGCTCGCCCGGTCGTGCGGAAGGGCCGCCGCCAGCACGTCGAAGGCCGCATCCCAACTCGCCGGGCGGGCCGCGGACAGCAGATTCGCCAGCGGAAGGCTGGACACGTGCGCATCCTGGCTGAACCGCTCCAGGTCAGCCCCCGGCGACGCCCCCGTGGCGGCATAGAAGAGGAACGGCGCACCGGACCTCTCGGCGAACCGCTCCACCAACCGCGACTTGCCCACCCGGCGGCGCCCTCGAAGCATCACGCACCGCCCCGGCCGCTCCCCACCGACCCCGGCGGCCACCTTGCCCAGCTCGCGATCCAGCGTCTCGAGCTCGTGCCGCCTGCCCACGAAATCTGCCATGCCGCGCCTCCCCAGCATCGCCGATGCCAAAGTTACTAACACTGTAGTTAGCAACATTAGCGTTAGTTGCAGGCTCTTCGGGGAGGTACCGCGCGGTGCCGATCACGCCGAACGGCGGCCGTCGTGCACGTGCGCCCCCCTGGGGGCGGGCACGAGGAAGCCCTTCCGGGCCCCGGGGGCGGGGCCGGAAGGGTCAGGGGTGGGCGGCGGCTAGCTCAGGCCCCTTGTGCGTTCGCCTATGCGGTCGCCTACCGGGGCGCCTGCGCGCTTCAGGTCCGCCTTCGTGTGTGCGCCGCCCTTGACCTTGCTGCGTACGGGGCCGGCAAAGCCGTGGCCCTTGGAGGGGGGCGGTCCGGGCGGCTCCTGGCCCTTCGCGGCGCGCCGGAGGTCCTGGTTCTGCTCTTTGCTCATCCCGTCGTCAACTCCTCGGGAAGCACCCAATCGGACTATTGGGATCGTATGCACATATGGCGCGGTGTGCACCTTCCGGGGGCGTCAGCGGGTGGTCGGCTCCGCCGGGCCCGCGGGGTCGGGGACGAGGCCCGCCGGGCAGGGCGTGCCCCGGGGCAGCTGGTACTTCGCCGCGATCCGGTACTCCCCCGGCGCCGGGGCCAGGAGCTCCGTCCACACGTCGCCCGCGGCGTCCGCCTCGGCCTTGAACAGGCAGCCGGCCGTGTTCGCGTACCCCTGCGGCGGCGGCACCGGGCGCCCCTCGGCGTCGACGAGCCCGAGCCAGGGCGAGTGCGGGATCCGGACCAGGACCCGTCCGGGGGCCTTCACGTCGACCACCAGCCGGTCCGCGCCCGCCCGGACCACCGAGGCCGGCCCGGACACCAGTTCCGTCGGCCGGGTGACGCGGAAGAGCTGCCAGTTCGCGTCGCCCCACACCCGCTCCAGGTACGGCAGCCCACCGGCGACGAGCCGGGCCTCCGCCTCGCCGCCCGAGTCGGGTTTGTCCGCCGGCAGCACCACGTAGTGGACGGCCCACCGCTCCAGCCACTCCCGGTAGCTGTCCGCGGTCAGCGTGTCGTCGTAGAAGAGCGGGTTGCGCTCCAGGTCCGCCTGCCGGTTCCAGCCGCGCGCGAGGTTCACGTACGCCGGGAACGCCGACGACTCCCGGTGGCTGCTCGCCGGCACCACCTCGACGCGCCCCCGGTCCGCGCCCGCCTTCTGCAGCTGGTCGACCAGCGGGGCGAGCTCCCGGTTCCAGGCGGCCACGGGGGTGGTGCGCACGATGTCGGTGACGCTGTTCACGGTGATCCACACGGTCACCCCGGTGAACGCCGCCACCAGCGCCCGCCGGCGGCGCGTGCCCGCGGCCGCGTACGGGACGGCCGCCAGGAGGACGGCCCCGCCGAAGAGCATGGCGAGGCGGGTGACGTTCGAGCCGACCTGCGAGTCGATCGCCCAGGTCAGGAAGACGCCGAGGACGTACACCGCCGCGGCGGCCCGGACCGTCTTCCACCGCTTCGGTACGAGGAGGGCGACGGCCAGCCCCGTCGCGAACGGCAGCCACGCCGAGCCGATCTTCATGGGCTGCGTCCCGGAGAAGGGGAACAGCCAGGCCGACAGCCCGACGACCGCCACCGGGGCCAGGCCGAGGGCGTACGCGCCCGGCCGCCGGCGGCTCAGGAACAGCGCGGCCGCGACGACCCCGAGGAAGAGGCCCGCGACGGGGCTGGAAGCGGTCGCGAGCCCGGCCAGCGGCGCCGCGACCGCGGCCTTCGCCCAGCGGCGGCGGGCCCAGCGGCGGGGCCAGCAGAAGACGGCCGCGACGGCGCCCAGCGCGAACATCGCACCCAGCCCGAAGGTGACCCGCCCGGACAGGGCGTTGCAGAAGAGGCCGTACACCCCGGCGAGGGCCGGCCACAGCGGCTCGCGCACGGCGCCGCGGCAGCGGGTCAGGATCAGCGCGAGCAGTCCGGCGGAGACGGTGCCGGCGACCATCATCGTCGTCCGCACACCAATCATGTACATGACGTACGGCGACACGACGCTGTACGAGACGGGGTGCATGCCCCCGTACCACGCCAGGTTGTACGCCGAGTCCGGATGGCGGCCCACGAACTCGGCCCATGCGTCCTGCGCGGCGAGGTCGCCGCCGCTGTTGGCGAAGGCGTAGAACCAGACGACGTGGAGCAGGGCCGCCACCGCCGTGGACACCGCCACCGGGTGCCGCCGGGCCGCGGCGAGCGCGCGGGCGGCAGGCCCCCCGCCGCCGGCACCGCCCCGGGCACCACCCGCCGTACGCGCCGGCCCGGCGGCGGCCGGCGCGGGCGCGCCCCGGCCCTCGGTCTGCTCCTGCTCAGCGGTGGTCACTGGTCGCTCACTGCCCTACTCCCCAGCCCTGGGGTCCACTCCGACGCGTCCCGGCCGCCCGTCCCGGTCGCCCGTCCCGGCTACTGGACGCACACCGGCGCCCCGGGGTTGCCCCCGAGGCGCCGGTCCATGGTCTCCGGTGCGGCCGCGGTCAGCCGATCCGGGTCAGCTTGCTGCCGATTCCCGGCGCAGCCAGGTCGTTCTTCAGGATCACGGGAACCTTCACCTGGCTG
Coding sequences within:
- a CDS encoding helix-turn-helix transcriptional regulator; amino-acid sequence: MTDTPARLLTLLSLLQTPREWPGSELAGRLRVSTRTIRRDIDRLRELGYPVEATLGAEGGYRLVAGAAMPPLLLDDEEAVAIAVGLRAGAGHAIEGVEEASVRALAKLEQVLPGRLRHRVGALQSATIAVTRGDGATVDPRTLTAMAAAVAGPERLRFAYRDRDGAHTKRLVEPYRLVSTGSRWYLVAYDLERDDWRTFRVDRVADPFPTGARFTPRELPMDAVDFVRRGLRGRETYEVEVSFGVPAQELPQWLQTHAEVSPEPGDAGRCRARFESGDAAEWVAARLALTGLPFTVHGPASLAAAARGLADRLAAGAGTGQERRGTTRPDA
- a CDS encoding sigma-70 family RNA polymerase sigma factor, with amino-acid sequence MATRAVARNESTGSARAAGGEIADRDLVGMYLDEIARTPLLDAAKEVELSQIIEAGVYAREILEGGVERKGAGPSREELEALVAEGERAKEVFIRSNLRLVVAVARRYPRSGLPLLDLIQEGNAGLVRAVEKFDYTKGFKFSTYATWWIRQAITRSIADQSRTIRLPVHLVEELGRIRRVQREFNRENGRDPEHAEIAAELDTTEKRVGDVLDWARDPVSLNMSVDDEGETQFGDLLEDTSAISPEQSVLSLLRSEELEDLLGKLDQRTASIIKMRYGIDDGRERTLTEVGKQHGLTRERIRQIEKHALLELKRMAHDTGFDAVA
- a CDS encoding dioxygenase family protein, coding for MPALYLSHGAPPLADDPLWPAELAAWSAALPRPRAVLVVSAHWEEAPLALGATETVPLVYDFWGFPEHYYRVRYGAPGAPDLAASVRALLHAPGMPVQDAPDRGLDHGAYVPLVEMYPDADIPVLQASMPTLDPGRLMEIGRRLAPLRDEGVLIVGSGFFTHNLAALRHTGPGVPAWSAEFDAWGREALDAGDVDALLDFEAKAPAGRLAHPRTEHFAPLFVTLGAADAAGDLGRRSDTVDGFWMGLSKRSVQFG
- a CDS encoding MFS transporter, which encodes MPKTADTADPLGAAAPDPNRWKALVFIALAQLMVVLDATIVNIALPSAQADLGISDGNRQWVITAYALAFGGLLLFGGRIADKWGRRNAFVVGLIGFALASALGGAATGEAMMLGARALQGAFGALLAPAALSLLAVMFTDGAERAKAFGIYGAIAGGGGAVGLILGGFLTEYLDWRWTFFVNIPFAVVAAVGAWLVVREPAGGRNRAPLDLPGVLVSTLGLVVLVYGFTRAESAGWSDAWTIRMFVASVVLLGAFVLVEARVKSPLLPLRVLLERNRGGVYLSLGLAVIAMFGLFLFLTYYLQVVKGYSPVKTGFAFLPMIAGMITGSTQIGARLMNRVPPRLLMGPGFLVAATGMLLLTQLEVDSSYTGLILPAQLLLGLGMGTAFMPAMSLSTHGVAAADAGVASAMVNTSQQVGGAIGTALLNTIAASATTAYLVDHAGEAAAGGAAAGLVQAQAMVEGYAAAIWWAVGILAASAAVALALINTGRPGAGGPVASGSGRGADAEVKVPVIAH
- a CDS encoding TetR/AcrR family transcriptional regulator, with the protein product MQRTAVSADAPARAPRPRADAVRNRERILTAAREVFVELGSGAPFDEVARRAGVGNATLYRHFPDRAELVHHVVLFVMGRVTAEVRNALAEEPDAFAALCRFTHTAADERIGALCAMLGSGFDREHPELLAANGMLTEAVASLMDAGRRAGLVRGDVGPGDLMVALSQLSRPLPDASCVSVDAFVHRHLQIFLDGLRAPGASELPGAPATFEDLRQKTE
- a CDS encoding M6 family metalloprotease domain-containing protein, with protein sequence MAQTRHRIRRPHRAGAYIGLTALALGITATASSGISGRHHSASGPTAATAESALAPCRISGAPGVQMSEGLPTPPGYSRSTGEVRALNLMIDFPDAKGEGTALDRMAEFFPQTSDWFRTSSYGRLTYRPEAPVKSWLRMPMPFAAYGIGRGSPYEPGYRQLVEHIVSAADPEVDFSRYDLVNILVTPNAGPSALDTVLSVTFSGNGDAPVADGVPLANTSFVYSRQDDGSGTYRETGYRVLPHENGHVFGLPDLYTADGGGAVGHWDIMSEDWGSNNDLLGWHKWKLGWLDGSQISCASKPGTSDHVLTPLAVGGGVKLAFVPLSATTGYAVEVRTQAGNDETVCKPGVLVYKVDSEVDTGRGPVTVVDSAVGSGGCTRRPNVHGELSDAPYRPGETFTDEEEGISISVVGELRDGSFQVRIARP
- a CDS encoding ATP-binding protein; translation: MADFVGRRHELETLDRELGKVAAGVGGERPGRCVMLRGRRRVGKSRLVERFAERSGAPFLFYAATGASPGADLERFSQDAHVSSLPLANLLSAARPASWDAAFDVLAAALPHDRASVVVMDEVPYLMDAEGAFEGMLQRAWDRVLEKKPVLLVLIGSDLSMMEALNSYGRPFHQRGREMVLGPLNPAEVGEMLGLDPASAFDAALITGGLPLICAEWTHGAGMWEFLQAALSDPVSALLVSAERSLAAEFPQQVQARTVLSAIGSGERTFSNIARAAGGIGATPLQRSLGILADKRVIAAELPVSTRPSKDRRYRVADPYLRFWLKLLGPAMEEIERGRGDLTLQRIRENWTSWRGRAIEPLVRDALARLLPDANLPAAPAIGGYWTRTNDVEIDIVGADRAPIAKELLFVGSVKWLENSPFDRHDLAALHRHRAALTDAPVPVIAVSRSGTDCAGLDAAYGPAELLAAWSS